Proteins from a genomic interval of Cyclopterus lumpus isolate fCycLum1 chromosome 18, fCycLum1.pri, whole genome shotgun sequence:
- the LOC117747649 gene encoding leucine-rich repeat and fibronectin type-III domain-containing protein 4, producing MPVPPFFNPRRQKHLPHTHLHPEQRAERSTSPSLFPPSILSLSLLPPHLVSSLPSSSHLVHCACPGATKRRIPDPVPFPAFHWLTLVTCCLLPSLIGAGETWGMVSACPIHCVCRNLSEALSTLCADKGLLFVPQNVDRRTVELRLADNFITEVGGIDFVNMSGLVDLTLSRNTIHLIRPMTFGDLESLRSLHLDGNRLTILGPRDLTGLVNLQHLIINNNQLVKVSVQAFDDFLLTLEDLDMSYNNLRRVPWESIQNMASLHTLNLDHNLIDHIAEGVFGELYKLARLDMTSNRLRTLPPDPLFARSQTGAISPTPYNTIISLNFGGNPLHCNCELLWLRRLIRGDDMETCATPPHLAARYFWSIPEEEFTCEPPLITRHTHKLWVLEGQRATLKCRAIGDPEPVIHWVSPDDRIVANSSRTSSFSNGTLDILVTVARDDGAYTCIAINAAGEATATVDLKIIPLPHRGGGGGNTGNNNVNTKHNRNVTNGILRSDPGSSDISTGKSGGINGAGRGGEAEDGRRAVEDNEGDSGRASEGERADGGSMEDDEGDEEEPRMVGVQGVTSTSAQVRWDLGHLSTAYVVWMYQIQYNCTADDTLIYRILPSTSDRFLLKNLVAGVDYNLCVLAIFDDTITSLAATKVLGCATFSTKDFYPACRSLQAHFLGGTLTILVGGVVVVTLLVFTVALMVRHRVCNHGDHMICHNGNTEAGGGACCQSGGGGGGDKGGNGSGCYQSNGAGDMMMVVLPNGLPSKRGGEKEMDKDKDMEKDDADPLPPKLPPKPRPKPKVNLEQFLSAGGVVSTTTGTGCEMALVVRQRKLEKTLPYTLESDRIPLYYTPSSTLPRQSHSRDRPRPRLERELTNRASFSLAAPLGDPELLDWRITSRGRDKWNSSQAYQRPLSPPSPASGTVSKRRHSLDMGSSVALATDAAATVAKRYGAVNYAKRLSVIWTRRSQSLHGMLVHCASTTSTTSSTTSDEESAFGARCEFQRGYIHAYNTTNSNSNTGITTGRASSVKDKGRQTGKDGRSAEELEESVV from the exons ATGCCTGTCCCCCCATTCTTCAATCCCCGCAGACAAAAACACCTGCCCCACACGCACCTCCACCCCGAACAGAGGGCAGAACGGTCCACCTCCCCgtccctcttccctccatccatcctctctctctctctcctcccccctcacctCGTCTCATCGTTGCcctcctcatcccacctcgTCCACTGCGCATGCCCCGGCGCTACGAAAAGAAGAATTCCCGACCCCGTCCCCTTCCCGGCGTTCCACTGGCTGACTCTGGTCACAtgctgcctgctgccttctCTGATTGGAGCTGGGGAGACGTGGGGCATGGTCTCGGCCTGCCCCATCCACTGCGTGTGTCGAAACCTCTCCGAGGCCCTCAGCACGCTCTGCGCCGACAAGGGCCTCCTGTTTGTCCCCCAGAACGTTGACCGGCGCACCGTGGAGCTGCGGCTGGCCGACAACTTCATCACGGAAGTGGGCGGGATCGACTTTGTCAACATGAGCGGACTGGTTGATCTGACTCTGTCGAGGAACACCATCCACCTGATCCGACCGATGACCTTTGGCGACCTGGAGAGTTTGCGATCGCTGCATCTGGATG GTAATCGCTTGACAATACTTGGACCCAGGGACCTCACAGGTTTGGTCAATCTGCAACACCTGATCATCAACAACAACCAGCTGGTCAAAGTCTCTGTCCAGGCGTTTGACGACTTCCTGCTCACACTGGAAGACCTCGACATGTCCTACAACAACCTCAGGAG GGTACCGTGGGAGTCCATTCAGAACATGGCCAGTCTGCACACTCTCAACCTGGACCATAACCTGATCGACCACATCGCGGAAGGAGTCTTCGGAGAGCTGTACAAGCTCGCGAGGCTGGATATGACCTCCAACAGGCTGCGAACTCTGCCTCCTGATCCACTGTTTGCAAG GTCCCAGACAGGTGCTATAAGTCCCACCCCATACAACACTATCATAAGCCTAAACTTCGGTGGGAACCCGCTGCACTGCAATTGTGAACTGCTATGGTTACGGCGGCTCATCCGTGGGGACGACATGGAGACGTGTGCCACTCCTCCTCACTTGGCTGCAAG aTATTTCTGGTCGATTCCCGAGGAGGAGTTCACCTGTGAACCACCTCTCATCACACGTCACACTCACAAGCTGTGGGTGCTGGAGGGCCAGCGGGCCACGCTAAAATGCCGTGCCATTGGCGACCCAGAGCCAGTCATCCACTGGGTTTCACCAGATGACCGCATCGTTGCGAATTCCTCCCGGACCAGCTCCTTCAGCAACGGGACCTTGGATATCTTGGTAACCGTGGCCCGGGACGACGGGGCGTACACGTGTATTGCAATAAACGCCGCGGGTGAAGCGACGGCCACCGTGGACCTGAAAATAATCCCCCTGCCTCACCGGGGCGGAGGAGGCGGAAACACGGGGAATAACAACGTGAACACCAAACACAACAGGAACGTGACCAATGGGATTTTACGGAGCGATCCGGGCTCCTCGGATATCAGCACGGGGAAAAGCGGAGGGATTAACGGCGCAGGACGTGGAGGAGAGGCGGAGGATGGGAGAAGAGCAGTTGAGGACAATGAGGGCGACAGTGGCAGGGCCTCCGAAGGGGAGAGGGCCGACGGAGGGAGCATGGAGGACGACGAGGGGGACGAGGAGGAACCGAGGATGGTTGGAGTACAAGGCGTTACGTCAACCTCAGCTCAGGTCCGGTGGGATTTGGGGCATTTGTCTACAGCTTACGTCGTCTGGATGTATCAGATACAGTACAACTGCACCGCCGACGACACCCTCATCTACAG AATTCTACCATCGACCAGCGACCGCTTCCTGTTGAAGAACTTGGTTGCCGGCGTGGACTATAACCTGTGTGTGCTGGCCATTTTTGATGACACCATCACCTCGTTGGCGGCGACTAAAGTCCTGGGCTGCGCCACGTTCTCCACCAAGGATTTCTACCCAGCTTGCCGCTCTCTCCAAGCCCATTTCCTGGGCGGGACCCTCACCATATTGGTTGGCGGTGTTGTGGTCGTCACCCTACTCGTGTTCACCGTGGCGCTCATGGTTCGCCACCGTGTTTGCAATCACGGCGACCACATGATATGTCACAACGGCAACACTGAGGCGGGAGGTGGGGCCTGCTGTcagagtggaggtggagggggcggGGACAAAGGGGGAAACGGCAGCGGGTGCTACCAATCAAATGGTGCTGGGGACATGATGATGGTGGTCCTGCCCAATGGCCTGCCATccaagagaggaggggagaaggagatggaCAAAGACAAGGATATGGAGAAGGATGACGCTGATCCTTTGCCTCCCAAACTCCCTCCAAAGCCCAGGCCCAAGCCCAAAGTCAACCTGGAGCAGTTTCTTTCAGCTGGGGGGGTTGTTTCCACAACAACAGGGACAGGATGTGAGATGGCATTAGTTGTGAGGCAAAGAAAGTTGGAGAAGACGTTGCCATACACCCTTGAAAGTGACAGAATTCCCCTCTACTACACCCCTTCATCCACCCTTCCCCGCCAGTCACACTCCAGAGACCGCCCGAGACCCCGTCTGGAGCGAGAACTGACCAACCGCGCCAGTTTCTCTCTGGCAGCACCCCTGGGTGACCCAGAGCTGCTGGACTGGAGAATCACTTCCCGAGGCAGGGACAAATGGAACTCCTCACAGGCTTATCAGAGACCTCTATCCCCTCCAAGCCCCGCTAGCGGGACCGTTAGCAAACGGCGCCACTCGCTGGATATGGGCTCCTCTGTCGCCCTAGCGACGGATGCAGCCGCCACTGTTGCCAAGCGCTACGGCGCCGTCAATTATGCCAAGCGGCTGAGCGTGATCTGGACGAGGCGGAGCCAGTCTCTCCACGGCATGCTGGTGCACTGCGCCTCGACGACGAGCACGACGTCTTCGACGACCAGCGATGAGGAAAGCGCCTTTGGGGCACGCTGCGAGTTCCAACGGGGATACATCCACGCCTACAACACCACCAACTCAAACTCAAACACTGGGATCACTACTGGGAGAGCGAGCAGTGTCAAAGACAAGGGGAGGCAAACGGGAAAGGACGGAAGGAGCGCTGAGGAACTGGAGGAAAGTGTTGTGTAG